The proteins below are encoded in one region of Aquisphaera giovannonii:
- a CDS encoding glutamate synthase subunit beta codes for MGKPTGFMEYPRELPTRRPVDARLHDYLEVYEPFPEDKLRAQGARCMDCGIPFCHQGCPLGNLIPDWNDLVYKDHWRAAIDRLHATNNFPEFTGRLCPAPCEASCVLGINNDPVAIKQVELAIIEHAWEQGWVAPEPPKVKTGKSVAVVGSGPAGLAAAQQLARAGHSVTVFERADRIGGLLRYGIPDFKMEKRFLDRRLRQMELEGVTFRPGVDVGADVTAGQILAEFDAVCLCGGATQPRDLPIEGRNLDGILFAMDFLTAQNRRVAGLGDGDGRHEHVHTAEGKHVIIIGGGDTGADCLGTSHRHRCKSVHQFEIVPRPPESRTPANPWPQWSNVFRVSSAHEEGGERVYSINTRRFVGEGGRVKALEAIEVEMKLEDGRPRFVEIPGTEKVYPADLVLLAMGFTGPERNALLEQFGVELDPMGNVKADATKRTSVPKVFTAGDMTRGQSLIVWAIAEGRHAAHSIDEFLMGSTLLPAPLDFGNHARPFS; via the coding sequence GTGGGTAAGCCGACCGGATTCATGGAGTACCCGAGGGAGCTCCCGACCCGCCGCCCCGTGGACGCGCGGCTGCACGACTACCTCGAGGTGTACGAGCCGTTCCCCGAGGACAAGCTCCGCGCCCAGGGGGCCCGGTGCATGGACTGCGGGATCCCGTTCTGCCACCAGGGCTGCCCGCTGGGCAACCTGATCCCGGACTGGAACGACCTGGTCTACAAGGACCACTGGCGGGCGGCCATCGACCGGCTGCACGCCACCAACAACTTCCCCGAGTTCACGGGCCGGCTCTGCCCCGCCCCGTGCGAGGCGTCGTGCGTCCTCGGGATCAACAACGACCCGGTCGCCATCAAGCAGGTCGAGCTCGCGATCATCGAGCACGCCTGGGAGCAGGGCTGGGTCGCCCCCGAGCCCCCCAAGGTGAAGACCGGCAAGTCGGTGGCGGTCGTCGGCTCGGGCCCCGCGGGCCTGGCCGCCGCGCAGCAGCTCGCCAGGGCGGGCCACTCCGTCACCGTCTTCGAGCGGGCCGACCGGATCGGCGGCCTGCTCCGCTACGGGATCCCCGACTTCAAGATGGAGAAGCGGTTCCTCGACCGCCGGCTCCGCCAGATGGAGCTGGAGGGCGTCACGTTCCGCCCGGGCGTCGACGTCGGCGCGGACGTCACCGCCGGGCAGATCCTGGCGGAGTTCGACGCCGTCTGCCTCTGCGGCGGCGCGACCCAGCCTCGCGACCTGCCCATCGAGGGCCGCAACCTCGACGGCATCCTCTTCGCCATGGACTTCCTCACCGCCCAGAACCGCCGCGTGGCCGGCCTCGGCGACGGCGACGGCCGCCACGAGCACGTGCACACGGCCGAGGGCAAGCACGTGATCATCATCGGCGGCGGCGACACCGGGGCGGACTGCCTGGGCACGTCGCACCGCCACCGCTGCAAGAGCGTCCACCAGTTCGAGATCGTCCCGCGCCCGCCCGAGAGCCGGACGCCCGCCAACCCCTGGCCGCAGTGGTCGAACGTCTTCCGGGTCTCCTCGGCGCACGAGGAGGGCGGGGAGCGGGTCTATTCGATCAACACGCGCCGGTTCGTGGGCGAGGGGGGCCGGGTCAAGGCGCTGGAGGCGATCGAGGTCGAGATGAAGCTCGAGGACGGCCGGCCTCGGTTCGTCGAGATCCCCGGCACCGAGAAGGTCTACCCGGCGGACCTCGTGCTGCTGGCGATGGGCTTCACCGGCCCGGAGAGGAACGCGCTGCTGGAGCAGTTCGGCGTCGAGCTGGACCCCATGGGCAACGTGAAGGCCGACGCGACCAAGCGGACGAGCGTGCCGAAGGTCTTCACCGCGGGCGACATGACCCGCGGCCAGAGCCTGATCGTCTGGGCGATCGCCGAGGGCCGCCACGCCGCCCACTCGATCGACGAGTTCCTGATGGGCAGCACCCTGCTCCCCGCGCCGCTCGACTTCGGCAACCACGCCCGGCCGTTCTCCTGA
- a CDS encoding DUF1559 domain-containing protein produces MRSRRAFTLIELLVVIAIIAVLIALLLPAVQSAREAARRAQCINNLKQIGLSLHNYHDQNNSLPPLIQNGGVWLWDPAHQDPWPLNWSASTLPQLEAMPMYNAINFNWNTVGSPPNQTVLNARINSLLCPSDAVSQPSQGASMRSYHACFGGPAAIGGWNGAITPLTQDSAGLNGLDASQANSNLGAHGFASITDGLSNTAMVSEKLIGSGPASPVARNSADVKRGYGWKVSVADPLDQGINGGTMALAFAQACQAVPGSQQSFGGLNPANGIYWLGGTPSSCLMWASYNHITPPNSVVCIASNDPNSGAWGNVFDSMPATSNHPGGVNVAFADGSVKFVKDTIALQTWWALASRAGGEIVSADAY; encoded by the coding sequence ATGAGGTCCCGTCGCGCCTTCACGCTGATCGAATTGCTGGTCGTGATCGCCATCATCGCGGTCCTGATCGCCCTGCTGTTGCCCGCCGTGCAGTCGGCCCGCGAGGCCGCCCGCCGCGCCCAGTGCATCAACAACCTGAAGCAGATCGGGCTGTCGCTGCACAACTACCACGACCAGAACAACTCGCTGCCGCCGCTGATCCAGAACGGGGGGGTCTGGCTCTGGGATCCGGCCCACCAGGACCCCTGGCCCCTCAATTGGTCGGCCTCCACCCTGCCGCAGCTCGAGGCGATGCCGATGTACAACGCCATCAACTTCAACTGGAATACGGTCGGATCGCCGCCGAATCAGACGGTGCTCAACGCCCGGATCAACTCGCTGCTCTGCCCGTCCGACGCGGTCTCGCAGCCCTCGCAGGGGGCGTCCATGAGGAGCTACCACGCGTGCTTCGGCGGTCCCGCGGCGATCGGGGGATGGAACGGAGCCATCACGCCCCTGACGCAGGACTCGGCGGGTTTGAACGGGCTGGATGCCTCTCAGGCGAATTCCAATCTCGGCGCGCACGGTTTTGCCTCGATCACGGATGGGCTGTCGAATACGGCCATGGTCAGCGAGAAGCTGATCGGCTCCGGGCCGGCGTCTCCGGTCGCCCGCAACTCGGCCGACGTGAAGCGCGGTTATGGGTGGAAGGTGTCGGTCGCCGATCCCCTGGATCAGGGGATCAACGGGGGGACGATGGCCCTCGCCTTCGCGCAGGCTTGCCAGGCCGTGCCGGGGTCGCAACAGTCCTTCGGCGGCCTCAATCCCGCCAACGGGATCTACTGGCTCGGCGGCACGCCGAGCTCTTGCCTGATGTGGGCCTCGTACAATCACATAACTCCCCCGAATTCGGTCGTCTGCATCGCGTCGAACGACCCGAACAGCGGGGCGTGGGGCAACGTTTTCGACTCGATGCCCGCGACGAGCAATCATCCCGGCGGGGTCAACGTGGCCTTCGCCGATGGCTCGGTCAAGTTCGTCAAGGACACCATCGCGCTCCAGACCTGGTGGGCCCTGGCGAGTCGCGCCGGCGGCGAGATCGTCAGCGCCGATGCCTACTGA
- a CDS encoding ammonium transporter, which yields MKRPLSRRLVLGLAMFGWFGLVTLWNGAPAAKGQAPDAPAATTPAPAAPAAPDVTKPAASPDSTGNYTGAGTTGALTLADGKSSLDTVTRDVAMLKINGNMLWALIAGFLVMFMQAGFALVETGLCRAKNVAHTMAMNIAIYGIGMLGYFICGFALQMGGFGPIGVMNGPDILHNMVKFELFGKPFEVLGYSGFFLAGDANDMSVLTLFLFQMVFMDTTATIPTGALAERWKFSAFVAYGFVLSMLIYPVYGCWVWGGGWLADLGVNFGLGNGHIDFAGSSVVHMTGGVTALAGAIILGPRIGKFNKDGSANAIPGHNIAMVVLGTLILAFGWFGFNGGSTLALADGRIASVCVCTMLAGSAGFMTAQTYMWMVFGKPDPTMACNGLLAGLVAITAPCAFVNPITAVIIGGIAGVLVIWSVLFVERVLKLDDPVGAISVHGVCGAFGCLMIGLFADGKYGAGWNGVADKAPLGLFYGGGVGQLTAQAIGVAANVLWVFPVAYISFFVIEKTIGNRVPAKDEIEGLDIPEMGVLGYVNEDPIIVKNAGAEHISTHGPGVPSSLGKAETKAPVHHA from the coding sequence ATGAAGCGTCCCCTCTCCCGACGGCTGGTCCTCGGACTGGCGATGTTCGGATGGTTCGGCCTGGTCACGCTCTGGAACGGGGCGCCCGCCGCGAAGGGGCAGGCGCCGGATGCGCCGGCGGCCACCACGCCTGCGCCCGCCGCCCCCGCGGCCCCCGACGTGACGAAACCCGCGGCGTCGCCCGACTCGACCGGCAACTACACGGGCGCCGGCACGACGGGGGCGCTGACGCTGGCCGACGGCAAGTCGAGCCTGGACACGGTCACCCGCGACGTGGCCATGCTGAAGATCAACGGGAACATGCTCTGGGCCCTGATCGCCGGCTTCCTCGTCATGTTCATGCAGGCCGGCTTCGCACTCGTCGAGACCGGGCTGTGCCGGGCCAAGAACGTGGCCCACACGATGGCCATGAACATCGCCATCTACGGCATCGGCATGCTCGGCTACTTCATCTGCGGGTTCGCCCTCCAGATGGGCGGGTTCGGCCCGATCGGCGTGATGAACGGCCCGGACATCCTGCACAACATGGTCAAGTTCGAGCTCTTCGGGAAGCCCTTCGAGGTGCTGGGGTACTCGGGCTTCTTCCTGGCCGGCGACGCGAACGACATGTCGGTGCTCACGCTGTTCCTCTTCCAGATGGTGTTCATGGACACCACCGCCACGATCCCCACGGGCGCCCTGGCGGAGCGTTGGAAGTTCTCCGCCTTCGTCGCGTACGGCTTCGTCCTCTCGATGCTGATCTACCCCGTCTACGGGTGCTGGGTCTGGGGCGGCGGCTGGCTGGCCGACCTGGGCGTGAACTTCGGCCTGGGCAACGGCCACATCGACTTCGCGGGCTCCTCGGTCGTGCACATGACCGGCGGCGTGACCGCCCTGGCCGGCGCCATCATCCTGGGCCCTCGCATCGGCAAGTTCAACAAGGACGGCTCGGCCAACGCGATCCCCGGCCATAACATCGCCATGGTCGTGCTGGGGACCCTGATCCTCGCCTTCGGCTGGTTCGGTTTCAACGGCGGCAGCACGCTGGCCCTGGCCGACGGGCGGATTGCGAGCGTCTGCGTCTGCACGATGCTCGCCGGCTCGGCCGGGTTCATGACGGCCCAGACTTACATGTGGATGGTCTTCGGCAAGCCCGACCCCACGATGGCCTGCAACGGCCTGCTGGCCGGGCTGGTGGCGATCACGGCCCCTTGCGCATTCGTCAACCCGATCACCGCGGTGATCATCGGCGGGATCGCGGGCGTACTGGTGATCTGGAGCGTCCTCTTCGTGGAGCGGGTGCTCAAGCTGGACGATCCGGTCGGTGCGATCAGCGTGCACGGCGTCTGCGGCGCCTTCGGCTGCCTCATGATCGGCCTCTTCGCCGACGGGAAGTATGGCGCCGGGTGGAACGGCGTCGCGGACAAGGCTCCGCTGGGCCTCTTCTACGGAGGCGGCGTCGGGCAGCTGACGGCCCAGGCGATCGGCGTCGCCGCGAACGTCCTCTGGGTCTTCCCCGTCGCCTACATCAGCTTCTTCGTCATCGAGAAGACCATCGGCAATCGCGTCCCGGCGAAGGACGAGATTGAGGGCCTCGACATCCCCGAGATGGGCGTGCTCGGTTACGTCAACGAGGATCCGATCATCGTCAAGAACGCCGGGGCCGAGCACATCTCGACCCACGGCCCGGGCGTGCCGAGCAGCCTCGGGAAGGCCGAGACCAAGGCCCCCGTCCATCACGCGTGA
- a CDS encoding glycerophosphodiester phosphodiesterase translates to MSNLLLQLLASGRRPAVVAHRGDSCHAPENTLDAARLAYSAGADAWELDVQLTRDGVPVVVHDEFLGRTTDIATRFAGDPRGAGGFRLSDFDLAEVLTLDGGSWFVRPAGGRRSAVDFGTLGRIPPERRALFESGGVRIPTLAEALGLTVELDWLVNVEIKSFPESPPGLLEAVVRTIRETGSGRRVLVSSFDHRDVARLGELVGEDEPPARGILTETPLFRPAEYTGRLVGAQTYHASSGSLGSGSIAYRRSPSTSSLRGDDIRALREAGIPVLVYTVNDSRPGGLGEHLAGLGVDALITDDPAAMAGRMAEIGRRGLH, encoded by the coding sequence GTGAGCAACCTCTTGCTGCAGCTCCTGGCCTCGGGCCGCCGTCCGGCGGTCGTGGCGCATCGCGGAGATTCCTGTCATGCGCCGGAAAACACCCTGGACGCCGCTCGGCTGGCATACTCGGCCGGGGCCGACGCCTGGGAGCTGGACGTCCAGCTCACCCGGGATGGCGTGCCGGTTGTCGTCCACGACGAATTCCTGGGACGCACGACGGACATCGCCACCCGTTTCGCGGGCGACCCGCGCGGCGCGGGTGGTTTCCGGCTGTCCGACTTCGACCTCGCCGAGGTCCTCACGCTCGACGGGGGGAGCTGGTTCGTCCGCCCGGCGGGCGGCCGCCGCTCGGCCGTCGACTTCGGCACGCTCGGCCGCATCCCGCCCGAGCGTCGCGCCCTGTTCGAGTCCGGCGGGGTTCGGATCCCGACCCTCGCCGAGGCGCTCGGGCTCACCGTCGAGCTGGACTGGCTGGTGAACGTCGAGATCAAGTCGTTCCCCGAGTCCCCGCCGGGATTGCTCGAGGCCGTCGTCCGGACGATCCGGGAGACCGGGTCGGGGCGGCGGGTCCTGGTCTCGAGCTTCGACCATCGGGACGTCGCGCGACTCGGGGAGCTCGTCGGCGAGGACGAGCCGCCCGCGCGGGGCATCCTGACGGAGACCCCGCTCTTCCGACCCGCCGAGTACACGGGTCGCCTCGTCGGGGCCCAGACGTATCATGCGTCCTCGGGGAGCCTCGGGTCCGGGTCGATCGCGTATCGCCGATCGCCCTCAACCTCGTCTCTGCGGGGAGACGACATCCGGGCCCTGAGGGAGGCGGGGATCCCGGTCCTCGTCTACACGGTCAATGACAGCCGCCCCGGCGGGCTGGGCGAGCATCTCGCGGGGCTGGGCGTCGACGCCCTGATCACCGACGACCCCGCGGCGATGGCGGGCCGGATGGCGGAGATCGGGCGGAGGGGCCTGCACTGA
- a CDS encoding ammonium transporter: MKRAVTPFVLLVGLAILGLVPNLFGGEPLPAGDALNPGDTAWMLTASGLVLLMTPGLSFFYGGMVGFKNVVSTMLQSVIALGVISLLWVLVGFSLAFGPDVGGYGLIGNPLTHFMLNGVGDGTVTMGVGDGAIKFTVPFLIFCMFQLKFAIITPALITGSFAERVRFSAYLLFMVLFSLVIYCPLAHWTWHPQGIFFKWGVKDFAGGTVVHMSAGFAALAGAILLGRRKSHLANEAHEAHNVPYVLLGTGMLWFGWFGFNAGSALGANGSAALAFATTNTASACAMLAWMFFDWAKGRKPSAMGACIGAVVGLVAITPAAGFVTVPQSIVIGLVASVISNLACHYKSKSTLDDTLDVFPCHGLGGMVGMVATGIFAKDVGLWYGQTTTFMYHMLALVVVAVFAFVGSVILYKLTDVIIPLRVTDEQEHEGLDLSQHGETALAVGSFLNGTSNGHSPKADSIPVEALA; encoded by the coding sequence ATGAAGCGTGCAGTGACTCCGTTTGTCCTCCTGGTGGGGCTAGCAATTCTGGGATTGGTACCCAACCTCTTCGGCGGTGAGCCGCTGCCGGCGGGCGATGCCCTGAATCCCGGTGACACGGCGTGGATGCTCACGGCTTCCGGGTTGGTGCTGCTGATGACGCCGGGCCTGTCCTTCTTCTACGGCGGCATGGTGGGGTTCAAGAACGTCGTCTCCACGATGCTCCAGAGCGTCATCGCGCTGGGCGTGATCAGCCTGCTGTGGGTGCTCGTGGGCTTCAGCCTCGCGTTCGGGCCGGACGTCGGCGGCTACGGCCTGATCGGCAACCCGCTGACGCACTTCATGCTCAACGGGGTCGGCGACGGGACGGTGACCATGGGCGTTGGGGATGGGGCGATCAAGTTCACGGTCCCGTTCCTGATCTTCTGCATGTTCCAGCTCAAGTTCGCCATCATCACGCCGGCGCTGATCACGGGCTCGTTCGCGGAGCGCGTGCGGTTCTCCGCCTATCTGCTGTTCATGGTGCTCTTCAGCCTGGTAATCTACTGCCCGCTGGCGCACTGGACCTGGCACCCCCAGGGCATCTTCTTCAAGTGGGGCGTGAAGGACTTCGCGGGCGGGACGGTGGTGCACATGTCCGCGGGCTTCGCGGCGCTCGCCGGGGCGATCCTGCTGGGCCGTCGCAAGTCGCACCTCGCGAATGAGGCCCACGAGGCCCACAACGTCCCGTACGTGCTCCTCGGCACCGGCATGCTGTGGTTCGGCTGGTTCGGGTTCAACGCCGGCTCGGCCCTGGGCGCCAACGGCAGCGCCGCCCTGGCCTTCGCCACCACCAACACCGCGTCGGCCTGTGCGATGCTCGCCTGGATGTTCTTCGACTGGGCGAAGGGCCGCAAGCCTTCGGCGATGGGGGCCTGCATCGGCGCCGTCGTCGGGCTGGTGGCCATCACCCCGGCGGCCGGCTTCGTCACCGTCCCGCAGAGCATCGTGATCGGGCTGGTCGCGAGCGTCATCAGCAACCTGGCCTGCCATTACAAGAGCAAGTCCACGCTGGACGACACGCTCGACGTCTTCCCTTGCCACGGCCTCGGCGGCATGGTCGGGATGGTCGCCACCGGCATCTTCGCGAAGGACGTGGGCCTCTGGTACGGCCAGACGACGACGTTCATGTACCACATGCTCGCCCTGGTCGTCGTCGCGGTCTTCGCCTTCGTCGGCTCGGTCATCCTCTACAAGCTGACGGACGTGATCATCCCGCTCCGGGTCACCGACGAGCAGGAGCACGAGGGGCTCGACCTCAGCCAGCACGGCGAGACGGCCCTGGCCGTGGGCTCGTTCCTCAACGGCACCAGCAACGGCCACAGCCCGAAGGCCGATTCGATCCCGGTCGAGGCGCTCGCGTAA
- a CDS encoding tetratricopeptide repeat protein, giving the protein MESKMHTAPSGRHGRARPLRSAGVNATGLSRGLRDRGRIIVVGASVVACVAVLSAAARTWRADPLGRARSLVQDGRFAEADRELAGVPPTSSPGDRLLRAQVGAAVGRLDEAIAELGHIPDSDALGALARLTEGQLQARLGRVRLAELAFRRTLELLPNCLQAHRELVYIYSVQQRIPEADSHLASLAALGSLDLKHLLHWGMLHHAIWLAENDLPSLRHFVEADPEDLRSRCALVRALIKVNRLDEAAMQAARLGEEEAETFAIKAEVADARGDLEELERLLADGPEKHPVLARLRGSRALARRDLRAAIRHFSIARDLRPDDRASLFGLGSALQLSGRGGEAEPLLGVARRMDRLFALFSRAEACHGEVPADLERALGIATSELGRIEEGRAWLRRAITQDPTDGEAQLALSALPPGGPMPRPARD; this is encoded by the coding sequence ATGGAATCGAAGATGCACACCGCGCCATCGGGCCGGCACGGCCGTGCGCGGCCCCTCCGATCGGCCGGCGTCAACGCGACCGGCCTGTCCCGTGGCCTGCGCGATCGCGGGCGGATCATCGTCGTCGGGGCCTCGGTCGTCGCCTGCGTCGCGGTGCTCTCGGCGGCCGCCCGCACCTGGCGGGCGGACCCTCTGGGCCGGGCTCGCTCGCTGGTCCAGGACGGCCGGTTCGCCGAGGCCGATCGGGAACTCGCGGGCGTGCCGCCGACGTCTTCCCCGGGGGATCGGCTCCTCAGGGCCCAGGTGGGTGCGGCGGTCGGCCGCCTCGACGAGGCGATCGCCGAGCTGGGCCACATCCCCGACTCGGACGCCCTCGGAGCCCTCGCCCGCCTCACGGAAGGGCAGCTCCAGGCTCGCCTCGGCCGAGTCCGCCTGGCGGAGCTGGCCTTCCGGCGGACCCTAGAGCTCCTCCCGAACTGCCTGCAGGCCCACCGCGAGCTCGTCTACATCTACAGCGTGCAGCAGAGGATCCCCGAGGCCGACTCGCACCTCGCGAGCCTGGCGGCTCTGGGCTCGCTCGACCTCAAGCACCTCCTCCACTGGGGCATGCTCCATCACGCGATCTGGCTGGCGGAGAACGACCTGCCGAGCCTGCGCCATTTCGTCGAAGCGGATCCGGAAGACCTACGATCCCGCTGCGCGCTCGTCCGTGCGCTGATCAAGGTGAACCGCCTCGATGAGGCGGCCATGCAGGCCGCAAGGCTGGGAGAAGAGGAGGCCGAGACGTTCGCGATCAAGGCGGAGGTCGCCGACGCCAGGGGTGACCTCGAGGAGCTCGAGCGGCTCCTGGCGGATGGTCCCGAGAAGCATCCCGTCCTGGCCAGGCTCCGCGGCTCGCGGGCGCTGGCCCGGCGTGACCTCCGGGCCGCGATCCGGCATTTCTCGATCGCTCGCGACCTCCGCCCCGACGATCGAGCCTCCCTCTTCGGGCTCGGCTCGGCGTTGCAACTCTCCGGGCGGGGCGGCGAAGCCGAACCGCTCCTCGGCGTCGCTCGTCGCATGGACCGACTGTTCGCGCTGTTCTCCAGGGCCGAGGCCTGCCACGGCGAGGTCCCGGCCGACCTCGAACGCGCCCTCGGCATCGCGACATCCGAGCTGGGCCGTATCGAGGAAGGGCGAGCATGGCTCCGACGAGCTATCACCCAGGACCCGACCGATGGCGAGGCTCAGCTGGCCCTGTCCGCCCTGCCCCCGGGAGGACCGATGCCCAGGCCCGCTCGCGATTGA